In the Populus trichocarpa isolate Nisqually-1 chromosome 1, P.trichocarpa_v4.1, whole genome shotgun sequence genome, one interval contains:
- the LOC7495836 gene encoding protein RALF-like 24: MSEHQLFPHTPTLLYLSLLFLLTLFTICNADSVSGLNSLKTSEIDAIVSKGCSEKIGECFEESEMESEISRRVLLMHKKYISYETLRRDLVPCDKPGASYYDCNARQAHPYNRGCEVITRCARSVKDINN, translated from the coding sequence atgtCCGAACACCAGCTTTTCCCTCATACTCCCACACTACTCTACCTTTCACTGCTTTTCCTCCTCACCCTTTTCACAATTTGCAATGCTGATTCAGTTTCAGGCCTCAATTCACTGAAAACCAGTGAGATTGATGCCATTGTCAGTAAGGGTTGCTCAGAGAAAATTGGAGAGTGCTTTGAAGAGTCAGAAATGGAGTCAGAGATCAGCAGGAGAGTGTTGCTGATGCACAAGAAGTACATAAGTTATGAGACACTGAGGAGGGACTTGGTTCCCTGTGATAAACCAGGAGCATCATACTATGACTGCAATGCTAGACAGGCTCATCCTTATAACAGAGGCTGTGAGGTCATTACAAGGTGTGCAAGAAGCGTCAAGGACATTAACAATTAG
- the LOC7495835 gene encoding fasciclin-like arabinogalactan protein 12 → MERLQHLLISLYLLILSINLTTTTAQSPAPAPAPPGPTNVIKILKKAGPFKTFIRLLKSTQLDSNLNSQLGNTNNGLTIFAPSDSAFSALKTGTLRTLTDQEKVELMQFHIVPMFISSSQFDTVSSPLKTHAGSGARFQLNVTASGNSLNISTGLTNTTISDTVYTDTHLAIYQVDKVLLPLDIFTPKPPPPAPAPAPKLKAESESPDDAVSKKDISSAVSFVMHHDTVFFTVGTVVAISFSL, encoded by the coding sequence ATGGAACGATTACAACACCTCTTGATCTCATTATATCTGCTTATTCTCTCTATCAATTTAACCACAACCACAGCTCAATCACCTGCGCCCGCTCCTGCACCACCCGGCCCCActaatgtcatcaaaatactcAAAAAGGCTGGCCCCTTCAAGACCTTCATCCGCCTTTTGAAATCCACTCAATTGGATAGCAATCTAAACTCCCAGCTTGGCAACACAAACAATGGCTTGACCATCTTTGCTCCAAGTGATAGTGCATTTTCAGCCCTTAAAACAGGCACTCTCCGCACCTTAACTGATCAAGAAAAGGTCGAGTTGATGCAGTTTCACATTGTCCCTATGTTCATCTCATCTTCCCAATTTGATACCGTGAGTAGCCCTTTAAAAACACACGCTGGATCTGGTGCTAGGTTTCAGCTTAACGTTACCGCCAGTGGGAACTCCTTGAACATATCTACAGGACTTACCAACACCACCATTTCCGACACTGTATACACGGACACCCATCTTGCTATTTATCAGGTTGACAAGGTGCTCCTTCCTTTGGATATATTTACCCCTAAACCTCCACCACCGGCACCTGCACCGGCACCAAAGCTTAAAGCAGAGTCAGAGAGCCCTGATGATGCTGTTTCTAAGAAGGATATTTCTAGCGCTGTAAGTTTTGTCATGCATCATGATACGGTGTTCTTTACAGTTGGTACTGTTGTTGCAATATCGTTTTCTTTGTGA
- the LOC7461639 gene encoding heat stress transcription factor A-5, with the protein MEAGPSSATSGSGGGGGGGPAPFLVKTYDMVDDSSTDEIVSWSSNKNSFVVWNPPEFARLLLPTFFKHNNFSSFIRQLNTYGFRKIDPERWEFANEDFVKDQKHLLKNIYRRKPIHSHSQPQGSLVDPERAAYEEEIEKLARDKAKLKASILGFEQQRSSAKLQVEDLTQKIDTMQQRQEKLLSFLEKAVQNPTFVEHLARKIEAMDFSAYSKKRRLPQVDHPMPIAENSLVENHSSSRPESNVIHQDFPDKLRLELSPAVSDINLVSHSTQSSNEDGGSPQRKISEGNPKDALTRTSGLLLAPETLELSDTGASYAFKVNPAVPRDIPANGSPALHSLQSNLTSNEEVDGHISCQLNLSLASSPLQVNKNPYLTRIPQLGQEIGKSPESRFNESNKDSDIRVSQNNMNLGNEVRALSNSQETPNNNQAPASAPVRVNDVFWEQFLTERPGYSDNEEASSNYRANPYDERERRIGFGVPRNAKNMEQLSL; encoded by the exons ATGGAAGCAGGACCATCGTCAGCGACCTCaggaagtggtggtggtggtggaggaggaccGGCGCCGTTCTTGGTAAAGACATATGACATGGTGGATGATTCATCGACCGACGAGATCGTGTCTTGGAGTTCGAATAAAAACAGCTTTGTTGTTTGGAACCCTCCAGAATTCGCCAGATTGTTGCTCCCTACCTTTTTCAAGCACAATAATTTCTCTAgctttatcagacaattaaataCCTAT GGATTTAGAAAGATTGATCCTGAGAGATGGGAATTTGCCAATGAAGATTTTGTGAAAGATCAAAAGCACCTGCTTAAGAATATCTACCGAAGAAAACCAATCCACAGTCATAGTCAACCTCAAGGTTCTTTAGTGGATCCAGAAAGAGCAGCATATGAGGAAGAAATAGAAAAGCTTGCACGTGATAAAGCTAAACTCAAGGCAAGTATTCTAGGGTTTGAACAGCAGCGGTCATCTGCAAAGCTACAGGTGGAAGATCTAACACAGAAGATAGATACTATGCAGCAGAGGCAGGAAAAGCTGCTGTCGTTCTTAGAGAAGGCTGTTCAAAACCCTACTTTTGTTGAACACCTTGCTCGTAAGATTGAAGCTATGGATTTTTCAGCCTATAGCAAGAAGAGACGATTGCCCCAAGTTGATCACCCAATGCCAATTGCAGAAAATAGTCTTGTGGAAAATCACAGTAGTTCTAGACCTGAGTCGAATGTCATCCATCAAGATTTCCCAGATAAGTTGAGACTGGAATTGTCACCAGCTGTTTCAGATATTAATTTGGTTTCACACAGCACACAGAGCTCCAATGAAGATGGGGGAAGCCCACAAAGAAAAATATCTGAAGGGAATCCAAAAGATGCACTGACTAGGACATCAGGTTTACTATTGGCACCTGAAACATTGGAACTTTCAGACACAGGGGCATCGTATGCATTTAAAGTGAATCCAGCTGTCCCAAGAGACATACCAGCAAATGGGAGCCCAGCACTACATTCACTGCAGTCGAATTTGACTTCTAATGAAGAAGTTGATGGTCACATTTCCTGTCAGCTAAATCTTAGTCTGGCATCTTCTCCTTTGCAAGTCAACAAAAATCCTTATTTAACTAGGATACCTCAACTAGGCCAGGAAATTGGCAAATCTCCAGAATCAAGGTTTAATGAGAGTAACAAAGATTCTGATATCCGAGTTAGTCAGAACAACATGAATCTGGGTAACGAGGTCAGAGCTTTATCCAATTCCCAGGAAACCCCAAATAACAATCAAGCACCTGCATCAGCTCCAGTTAGAGTGAATGATGTTTTCTGGGAACAGTTCCTAACTGAAAGGCCCGGCTATTCTGATAATGAAGAGGCAAGTTCTAATTACAGAGCAAACCCATATGATGAGCGAGAAAGAAGGATAGGTTTCGGAGTGCCAAGAAATGCTAAAAACATGGAGCAGCTCTCTCTGTGA